One genomic segment of Desulfuromonadales bacterium includes these proteins:
- a CDS encoding nucleoside recognition domain-containing protein, with the protein MQELVTIILASGRTALDLALHLLLPVMVIMLALMKALEDRGVLAWTARVLAPPLRIFGIPGTGVFAMLQLLLISFAGPIATLSIQDRDGTHQRRIAATLAMVFAMPQANVLFPMAAAGMNLGAVVLISLVGGLAAASLTYYVLTRSLGGERADSAAAAPRPEKSRRSLWAVMVGGGQEGVQIVLNAIPALLLAIFAVNLLKGAGAITLLEHALTPALNLIGLPGSAVLPLATKYLAGGTAMMGVTLELIKQNVMTMAEFHRLAGFIITPLDVVGVSILAAAGPRVAAVARPAVIGGLAGILVRGVLHLLIF; encoded by the coding sequence TTGCAAGAACTGGTCACGATCATTCTCGCCTCCGGCCGCACGGCCCTCGATCTCGCCCTGCACCTGCTGCTGCCGGTCATGGTCATCATGCTCGCCCTGATGAAGGCCCTGGAGGACCGGGGTGTTCTCGCCTGGACCGCCCGCGTCCTGGCGCCGCCCCTGCGGATCTTCGGCATCCCCGGCACCGGGGTGTTCGCCATGCTGCAGTTGCTGCTGATCAGTTTTGCCGGCCCGATCGCCACCCTGTCGATCCAGGACCGGGACGGCACCCACCAGCGCCGCATCGCCGCCACCCTCGCCATGGTTTTCGCCATGCCGCAGGCCAACGTGCTCTTTCCCATGGCCGCGGCCGGGATGAACCTGGGCGCCGTCGTCCTGATTTCCCTGGTCGGCGGGCTGGCGGCCGCGAGCCTGACCTATTACGTCCTGACCCGCTCTCTCGGGGGGGAACGGGCCGATTCCGCCGCGGCGGCTCCGCGTCCGGAAAAGTCGCGGCGCAGCCTCTGGGCGGTGATGGTCGGCGGCGGCCAGGAGGGGGTGCAGATCGTCCTCAATGCCATCCCTGCCCTGCTGCTGGCCATTTTCGCCGTCAACCTGCTGAAGGGAGCCGGGGCGATTACCCTGCTGGAGCATGCGCTGACGCCGGCCCTCAACCTGATCGGCCTGCCCGGCTCGGCGGTCCTGCCGCTGGCCACCAAATACCTGGCGGGCGGGACGGCCATGATGGGGGTCACCCTCGAACTCATCAAGCAGAATGTCATGACCATGGCGGAGTTCCACCGCCTGGCCGGCTTCATCATCACCCCCCTCGACGTGGTCGGGGTCTCGATCCTGGCCGCCGCCGGGCCACGGGTCGCGGCGGTGGCGCGGCCGGCGGTTATTGGGGGGCTTGCCGGGATACTGGTGCGCGGCGTACTGCATTTGCTGATTTTCTAG
- a CDS encoding diguanylate cyclase, with translation MENKRKVLIVDDELFVREILKDSLKIRYDVIEGRNGEEAIALVANYKPDLIIMDVEMPGRSGIDICKGLKERVETRRIPVILLTSCAKKEDVILGLEAGADDYITKPMYPPEILARVDAHLRSKGYYAELEHRDLLLLLELSEAMAASRNPMNILRLIVEKMSNVIDIARCSIVSVSSSGSLIVKASSDLKEDLEISIDLRKYPEIGKAIETKKAVVVNDIKNDPLMKSVQEHLKGIEFNSIIVVPIVKKESVIGTFFLRTASSLKDGITERIYKLCQLAANISANALENATLFESMKTAQEYLEEMSIRDGLTRLYNHRHFYNRLDEEFSRAVRYNTPLSLIFFDIDDFKTVNDTCGHTQGDEVLRQIGRIVKNVIRESDIAARYGGDEFAVLLPNTTADGALDLGSRLRSIIHEHTFEGLKIEKITTSTGVATFFSDNVRSFDQLVQLADGAMYESKVQGKNRISRAADHSESPA, from the coding sequence ATGGAAAACAAGCGAAAAGTATTAATTGTTGATGACGAGCTTTTTGTCAGGGAGATACTGAAAGACTCCTTGAAAATTCGCTACGATGTCATTGAGGGCAGGAACGGAGAGGAAGCAATCGCGTTGGTTGCAAATTATAAGCCCGACCTGATCATCATGGATGTCGAAATGCCGGGGAGAAGTGGAATAGACATTTGCAAGGGTCTGAAGGAGAGGGTTGAGACACGAAGGATACCTGTAATCCTTCTTACTTCCTGTGCGAAAAAAGAAGACGTAATCCTCGGTCTGGAAGCTGGAGCGGACGATTACATCACGAAGCCCATGTATCCACCCGAGATTCTGGCAAGGGTCGACGCTCATCTCCGGTCAAAAGGGTACTATGCTGAGTTGGAGCACAGAGACCTTCTCCTCCTTCTTGAACTATCCGAGGCTATGGCCGCGTCACGAAACCCGATGAATATACTTCGACTGATTGTTGAAAAAATGTCTAACGTAATAGATATCGCAAGATGTTCTATCGTTAGTGTTTCATCTTCGGGGTCCCTCATCGTAAAAGCAAGTAGTGATCTTAAAGAAGACCTCGAAATATCAATTGATTTGAGAAAGTACCCAGAGATAGGTAAGGCAATCGAGACAAAAAAGGCTGTAGTGGTAAACGATATCAAAAACGATCCACTAATGAAGTCTGTTCAGGAGCATTTAAAAGGCATCGAATTCAATTCAATCATTGTCGTTCCTATCGTTAAGAAAGAGAGCGTCATCGGAACTTTTTTTCTGAGGACCGCGTCGTCGTTGAAGGATGGAATAACCGAAAGAATCTACAAACTGTGTCAGTTGGCCGCCAACATTTCCGCAAATGCTCTGGAGAACGCGACGTTATTCGAATCGATGAAGACGGCGCAGGAGTATCTCGAGGAGATGTCCATTCGCGACGGATTGACAAGACTCTATAACCATCGGCATTTTTACAACCGCCTCGACGAGGAGTTTTCAAGGGCAGTTCGTTATAACACCCCCCTTTCGCTTATTTTCTTCGATATTGACGATTTCAAGACGGTCAACGATACCTGCGGCCACACCCAGGGAGATGAAGTGCTCAGGCAGATAGGGCGCATCGTCAAGAATGTGATCAGGGAGAGCGATATAGCAGCCCGTTATGGAGGAGATGAGTTTGCGGTTCTTCTCCCGAATACAACGGCGGATGGCGCCCTCGATTTGGGAAGCAGGCTGCGGTCGATTATTCACGAGCACACATTCGAAGGTCTGAAAATCGAGAAGATCACCACCAGTACCGGGGTCGCAACTTTCTTCAGTGATAATGTGCGGTCCTTCGATCAACTCGTCCAGCTTGCCGACGGTGCAATGTACGAGTCAAAGGTCCAAGGAAAAAATCGGATTTCTCGGGCCGCTGACCACTCCGAGAGTCCAGCCTGA